A DNA window from Micromonospora sp. NBC_01739 contains the following coding sequences:
- a CDS encoding VOC family protein → MPLPTRLTLTTVNLDSPDPAALARFYLRLLGWEIGVEQADDVILRAPEGGVGLSFQRERAYVRPTWPAEPGRQQMSMHLEIGVEDLDAALDHALACGATLADYQPQDDVRVCLDPDGHPFCLWLMS, encoded by the coding sequence ATGCCCTTACCCACCCGGTTGACCCTGACCACGGTCAACCTGGACAGTCCCGACCCGGCCGCGCTGGCCCGCTTCTACCTGCGGCTGCTGGGCTGGGAGATCGGTGTCGAGCAGGCCGACGACGTCATCCTGCGTGCCCCCGAGGGCGGGGTGGGGCTGTCCTTCCAGCGGGAACGGGCGTACGTGCGCCCCACCTGGCCGGCCGAGCCGGGTCGGCAGCAGATGTCGATGCACCTGGAGATCGGCGTGGAGGATCTGGACGCCGCCCTGGACCATGCCCTGGCCTGCGGGGCGACCCTGGCCGACTATCAGCCGCAGGACGACGTCCGGGTCTGCCTGGACCCGGACGGTCATCCCTTCTGTCTGTGGTTGATGTCCTGA
- a CDS encoding 5'-3' exonuclease has protein sequence MSVGCARLSDVAPQTPIMLIDAPSLYFRAYFGIPESAAKTAEGQPVNAVRGFLDMLAQLVRTRRPGRMVCAMDHDWRPDWRVALLPSYKAHRVAPEGGEVVPDTLTPQVPMILDVLEAVGITVVGAAGYEADDVLGTLSVTQPGPVEVVSGDRDLFQLIDDARGVRLLYIGRGVAKLEDCDDDAVRTRYGVPADRYAEFAALRGDPSDGLPGVAGVGEKTAARLIDRYGDIAGILAALDDPASGFAPGLRTKLAAARDYLAVAPKVVRVALDVPLPPLPTELPTAPADPERLLDLAQRWNLAGSTRRLVDALAARDTE, from the coding sequence ATGTCGGTGGGGTGTGCCAGGCTATCGGACGTGGCACCGCAGACCCCGATCATGCTCATCGACGCCCCCAGTCTCTACTTCCGCGCCTACTTCGGCATTCCGGAGTCCGCCGCGAAGACCGCGGAGGGCCAGCCGGTCAACGCGGTACGCGGTTTCCTGGACATGCTCGCCCAGCTGGTGCGGACCCGCCGGCCGGGGCGGATGGTGTGCGCGATGGACCACGACTGGCGACCGGACTGGCGGGTCGCCCTGCTGCCGTCGTACAAGGCGCACCGGGTGGCCCCCGAGGGCGGTGAGGTCGTGCCGGACACCCTGACCCCCCAGGTGCCGATGATCCTCGACGTGCTGGAGGCGGTGGGGATCACCGTGGTCGGGGCGGCCGGTTACGAGGCCGACGACGTGCTCGGCACCCTCTCGGTCACCCAACCCGGGCCGGTGGAGGTGGTCTCCGGCGACCGTGACCTGTTCCAGTTGATCGACGACGCCCGCGGGGTGCGGCTGCTCTACATCGGCCGAGGGGTAGCCAAACTGGAGGACTGCGACGACGACGCCGTGCGGACCCGGTACGGGGTGCCGGCCGACCGGTACGCCGAGTTCGCCGCCCTGCGCGGGGACCCCAGCGACGGGCTGCCCGGGGTGGCCGGGGTCGGGGAGAAGACCGCCGCCCGGCTGATCGACCGCTACGGCGACATCGCCGGCATCCTGGCCGCCCTGGACGACCCGGCCTCCGGCTTCGCACCCGGGCTGCGGACCAAGCTGGCCGCCGCCCGGGACTACCTGGCGGTGGCCCCGAAGGTGGTCCGGGTGGCCCTGGACGTGCCGCTGCCGCCGCTGCCCACCGAGTTGCCGACCGCCCCCGCCGACCCGGAGCGGCTCCTCGACCTGGCCCAGCGGTGGAACCTGGCCGGCTCCACCCGCCGCCTGGTCGACGCTTTGGCCGCCCGAGACACCGAGTAG
- a CDS encoding sugar phosphate isomerase/epimerase family protein has product MTADRTALCRFSLNQATTQHWPLPEAVAGCVAAGVPGIGLWREPVAEYGLTRTADLVHDAGLAVTTLCRGGFFNTKDWRDDNLRAIEEAATLGAPVLVLVSGGLPEGSKDLDGARARVADAIAELAPHADAAGVTLAIEPLHPMFSADRCVISTLGQALDIAERFDPGVVGVVVDAYHVWWDDTVYAQIARAGEWIASFQICDWITPLPEGVLLGRALPGEGCIELRRLREAVDAAGYTGPIEVEVFNAEVWARPGDQVLAASIDGYLREVA; this is encoded by the coding sequence GTGACCGCCGACCGTACGGCGCTGTGCCGCTTCTCCCTGAACCAGGCCACCACCCAACACTGGCCGCTGCCCGAGGCGGTGGCCGGTTGCGTGGCCGCCGGGGTGCCCGGCATCGGGCTGTGGCGGGAACCGGTGGCCGAGTACGGCCTGACCCGCACCGCCGACCTGGTCCACGACGCCGGGCTGGCGGTGACCACCCTGTGCCGGGGCGGCTTCTTCAACACAAAGGACTGGCGCGACGACAACCTGCGGGCCATCGAGGAGGCCGCCACCCTGGGCGCACCCGTGCTGGTGCTGGTCTCCGGCGGGCTACCGGAGGGCAGCAAGGACCTCGACGGGGCCCGGGCCCGGGTGGCCGACGCGATCGCCGAACTGGCCCCGCACGCCGATGCCGCCGGGGTCACCCTAGCCATCGAACCCCTGCACCCGATGTTCAGTGCCGACCGCTGCGTCATCTCCACCCTGGGCCAGGCCCTGGACATCGCCGAACGGTTCGACCCCGGGGTGGTCGGGGTGGTGGTGGACGCCTACCACGTCTGGTGGGACGACACCGTGTACGCGCAGATCGCCCGGGCGGGGGAGTGGATCGCCTCCTTCCAGATCTGCGACTGGATCACCCCCCTGCCGGAGGGGGTGCTGCTCGGCCGGGCCCTGCCCGGCGAGGGCTGCATCGAACTGCGGCGGCTGCGGGAGGCGGTCGACGCGGCCGGCTACACCGGCCCGATCGAGGTGGAGGTCTTCAACGCCGAGGTCTGGGCCCGCCCCGGCGACCAGGTCCTGGCCGCCTCGATCGACGGCTACCTGCGCGAGGTGGCCTGA
- a CDS encoding dihydrodipicolinate synthase family protein, producing MSGTSVTLPGGRRLRLAGGTGHPRPDGPPRSRIAYAAAHVVADPGADNTPGTSATLDWDRTLAFREHLWSYGLGVAEAMDTAQRGMGLDYPTTRELIRRSAARARAVGGRIVAGVATDQLPPGPATLAEVTAAYHEQLADVQSAGAVPVLMCSRHLAAAARHTEDYLRVYDELLTAAEGPVVLHWLGPMFDPALTGYWGSTDLDLAADTVIELIKAHAARVDGIKMSLLDAGREVALRRRLPAGVRLYTGDDFHYPELIRGDEAGHSDALLGVFAAIAPAAAAALAALDREDLTGYDEIFAPTVPLARHLFAAPTWYYKTGIVFLAWLTGHQDHFTMVGGLQSGRSPEHLATLLTLAEEAGLLPDADLAAARARAFFTVAGVAQ from the coding sequence GTGAGCGGCACGAGCGTCACCCTGCCCGGCGGACGGCGACTGCGGCTGGCCGGGGGGACCGGGCATCCGCGCCCCGACGGCCCGCCGCGCAGCCGCATCGCGTACGCCGCCGCGCATGTGGTGGCCGACCCGGGGGCGGACAACACCCCGGGCACCTCGGCCACCCTCGACTGGGACCGCACCCTGGCCTTCCGCGAGCACCTCTGGTCGTACGGGCTGGGGGTGGCCGAGGCGATGGACACCGCCCAGCGGGGCATGGGCCTGGACTATCCGACCACCCGGGAGCTGATCCGGCGCAGCGCCGCGCGGGCCCGCGCGGTCGGCGGCCGGATCGTCGCCGGGGTCGCCACCGACCAGTTGCCGCCCGGCCCGGCCACCCTGGCCGAGGTCACCGCCGCCTACCACGAGCAGCTGGCCGACGTGCAGTCCGCCGGTGCCGTGCCGGTGCTGATGTGCAGCCGCCACCTGGCCGCCGCCGCCCGGCACACCGAGGACTACCTGCGGGTGTACGACGAGCTGCTGACCGCCGCCGAGGGCCCGGTGGTGCTGCACTGGCTGGGCCCGATGTTCGACCCGGCGTTGACCGGCTACTGGGGCTCGACCGACCTGGACCTGGCCGCCGACACCGTCATAGAGCTGATCAAGGCCCACGCCGCCCGGGTGGACGGCATCAAGATGTCCCTGCTGGACGCCGGTCGGGAGGTGGCGCTGCGGCGGCGGCTGCCCGCCGGGGTGCGTCTCTACACCGGCGACGACTTCCACTATCCGGAGCTGATCCGGGGGGACGAGGCCGGGCACTCCGACGCCCTGCTGGGGGTCTTCGCCGCGATCGCCCCGGCCGCCGCCGCAGCCCTGGCCGCCCTGGACCGAGAGGACCTGACCGGGTACGACGAGATCTTCGCCCCTACCGTGCCGCTGGCCCGGCACCTGTTCGCCGCCCCCACCTGGTACTACAAGACCGGCATCGTCTTCCTGGCCTGGCTGACCGGCCACCAGGACCACTTCACCATGGTCGGGGGCCTGCAGTCCGGCCGGTCCCCGGAGCACCTGGCCACCCTGCTGACCCTGGCCGAGGAGGCCGGTCTGCTCCCGGACGCCGACCTGGCCGCCGCCCGCGCCCGGGCCTTCTTCACGGTCGCCGGGGTGGCCCAGTGA
- a CDS encoding Gfo/Idh/MocA family protein, translated as MTRRSIGIIVNGVTGRMGYRQHLVRSLLAIRDAGGLPLADGTTIWPHLVLVGRSETKLREIAQRHGLEDWTTDLAAALARDDVEIYFDAQVTQQREKAIRAAIEAGKHIYTEKPLAADTAAALDLARAARSAGVRTGVVQDKLFLPGLRKLKRLLDGGFFGQVLSVRGEFGYWVFEGDWQPAQRPSWNYRASDGGGIVVDMFPHWHYVLAELFGEVRSVSATIATHIPCRVDEAGRPYPATADDAAYAVFELAGGVIAQLNSSWAVRVFRDELVEFQVDGTEGSAVAGLRRCRVQHRALTPKPVWNPDLPVTEDFRAQWAEVPDNEDFDNGFKVQWEAFLRHVVAGEPFRWDFLAGAQGVQLAELGLRSAREGRRIEVPELSL; from the coding sequence ATGACCCGCAGGTCGATCGGCATCATCGTCAACGGCGTCACCGGCCGGATGGGTTACCGGCAGCATCTGGTGCGTTCCCTGCTGGCCATCCGGGACGCCGGTGGCCTGCCCCTGGCCGACGGCACCACCATCTGGCCCCACCTGGTCCTGGTCGGACGCAGCGAGACCAAGCTACGCGAGATCGCCCAACGGCACGGCCTGGAGGACTGGACCACCGACCTGGCGGCGGCCCTGGCCCGCGACGACGTCGAGATCTACTTCGACGCCCAGGTCACCCAGCAGCGGGAGAAGGCCATCCGGGCGGCCATCGAGGCCGGCAAGCACATCTACACCGAGAAGCCCCTGGCCGCCGACACCGCCGCCGCCCTGGACCTGGCCCGGGCGGCCCGCTCCGCCGGGGTACGCACCGGGGTGGTGCAGGACAAGCTGTTCCTGCCCGGCCTGCGCAAACTCAAGCGGCTGCTCGACGGCGGCTTCTTCGGCCAGGTGCTGTCGGTGCGCGGGGAGTTCGGCTACTGGGTCTTCGAGGGCGACTGGCAGCCCGCCCAGCGCCCCTCGTGGAACTACCGGGCCTCCGACGGCGGCGGCATCGTGGTGGACATGTTCCCGCACTGGCACTACGTGCTGGCGGAGCTGTTCGGCGAGGTGCGCTCGGTCTCCGCCACCATCGCCACCCACATCCCGTGTCGGGTCGACGAGGCCGGCCGGCCCTACCCGGCCACCGCGGACGACGCCGCGTACGCCGTCTTCGAACTGGCCGGCGGGGTGATCGCCCAACTCAACTCCTCCTGGGCGGTGCGGGTGTTCCGCGACGAACTCGTCGAGTTCCAGGTCGACGGCACCGAGGGCAGCGCGGTCGCGGGGCTGCGCCGCTGCCGGGTGCAGCACCGGGCCCTCACCCCGAAACCGGTGTGGAACCCCGACCTGCCGGTCACCGAGGACTTCCGGGCCCAGTGGGCCGAGGTGCCGGACAACGAGGACTTCGACAACGGCTTCAAGGTGCAGTGGGAGGCCTTCCTGCGGCACGTCGTGGCCGGTGAGCCCTTCCGGTGGGATTTCCTGGCCGGTGCCCAGGGGGTGCAGTTGGCCGAGTTGGGGCTGCGCTCGGCCCGCGAGGGCCGCCGCATCGAGGTGCCGGAGCTGTCGCTGTGA
- a CDS encoding LacI family DNA-binding transcriptional regulator: MATLSDVARRAGVSPATASRVINGSSKPVTDELRERVLQAVAELQYVPNAHAQLLARSHRGAVGVIVHDVSDPYFSEITRGLQRVATDQGRLLMICNSYRDPERELEYVELLRGQQVAAIILAGSGYHDPEFTTLLNGKLAAYEATGGRVAVIGRHEHSGDAVMPDNRDGARLLGQEICRLGHRRIGVVAGPRVLTTTTDRLTGLRQALAEHGRQLPEQLVRYADFDRDSGAEATAALLDAEPALTAIAALNDSMAIGALSVLRSRSIAVPGQVSVFGFDDMPMARDVTPALTTIRLPLVEMGARAMALALDGGSAAPRVESLAAELIRRDSSGPPPG, translated from the coding sequence GTGGCGACGCTGTCCGATGTGGCGCGGCGGGCGGGAGTGTCCCCCGCCACGGCTTCCCGAGTGATCAACGGCAGCAGCAAGCCGGTCACCGACGAGCTGCGCGAACGGGTCCTGCAGGCCGTCGCCGAGTTGCAGTACGTGCCCAACGCCCACGCCCAATTGCTGGCCCGCTCCCACCGGGGCGCCGTCGGGGTCATCGTGCACGACGTCTCCGATCCGTACTTCTCCGAGATCACCCGAGGGCTGCAACGGGTCGCCACCGACCAGGGGCGGCTGCTGATGATCTGCAACAGCTACCGGGACCCGGAGCGGGAGCTGGAGTACGTCGAGCTGCTGCGCGGACAGCAGGTGGCCGCCATCATCCTGGCCGGCTCCGGCTACCACGATCCCGAGTTCACGACCCTGCTGAACGGCAAGCTGGCCGCGTACGAGGCCACCGGGGGCCGGGTAGCGGTGATCGGCCGCCACGAACACTCCGGTGACGCGGTGATGCCGGACAACCGCGACGGCGCCCGGCTGCTCGGGCAGGAGATCTGCCGCCTCGGCCACCGGCGGATCGGGGTGGTGGCCGGCCCCCGGGTGCTGACCACCACCACGGACCGGCTGACCGGGCTGCGCCAGGCGCTGGCCGAACACGGCCGACAACTACCGGAGCAGCTCGTCCGGTACGCCGACTTCGACCGGGACAGCGGTGCGGAGGCCACGGCCGCCCTGCTGGACGCCGAGCCCGCGCTGACCGCGATCGCGGCGCTGAACGACTCGATGGCCATCGGCGCCCTGTCGGTGCTGCGGTCCCGGTCCATCGCGGTGCCCGGCCAGGTCAGCGTGTTCGGCTTCGACGACATGCCGATGGCCCGCGATGTCACCCCGGCCCTGACCACCATCCGGCTGCCGCTGGTGGAGATGGGGGCCCGGGCGATGGCCCTGGCCCTGGACGGCGGCTCCGCCGCACCCCGGGTGGAGTCCCTGGCCGCCGAACTGATCCGCCGGGACAGCTCCGGGCCGCCACCGGGCTGA
- a CDS encoding S9 family peptidase — MRRLLISATCAVVLVAGATGPAAADPPERSDPRPASAGWSLVDGELTWRSTKPVPMGDARVEFFSGDQRLGPARPHPDGRTFSLPLDAPVKPEELAVRAGGRRIDVDSARDSARRSAPVPTIPAPQPAGPVDPGRPGPYRQITGEYDLPGVTLPGFPEKVEMRAVVVAPQGTTGARPLALFLHGRHTVCYRGEEEVPQQWPCPSGSDPIPSHRGYLQAQRLLASQGYVTVSISANGINGQDWAAGDGGAQARSSLVRLHLAKWADWAGTGRAGAPEIVRAAPRADLSRVFLMGHSRGGEGVSRAAMDSLTPPPSAQDGYPGRVRWTVRGMLLIGPTLFGHNPVPQVPSVTLLPGCDGDVYDQQGQMFVDATRGLSPSRALRSALYVIGVNHNYFNTEWTPGQSAAPSWDDFYTSDDGPDPVCSPGAPTRLTAAQQQTVGATYIAAAARLFVGGDDRVRPLLDGSGQRAPSADPARVLGHALGGNRTPVLTPDASTQLSGGARICDQVTDDADRSCLGLNDRNALLAHFTPFLWTIPEPDRYAAELAWSRPGIAIRLAPSRPVSVTGARDLAMRIIIPPNTTGTRLDVTVVGTDGRRSRLGEVRVDGLPGTQNTTSYWAQEVRVPLQGAPARLAAIEITPRTAFGQAWLLDAWGWKPGTPDPRAFRLPRLDIGTLEVDEGDSGTKTYEIPVTITGSGSATVRLNLSVPDAEDRSWLATVRPGQRSIRVPAEVVGDRLWNYTERYLLTAKAQRGMVVGSYIGGLDILNDDPVPIITVESADLRVTEGETLTWRFTASAPTEQGLSANAWLQPPTAGPELSTLDVDPDWFAEQSYEPVEPERPLSQTWLLPYLRLAPEALVGEISVPTITDSLTEPQEWIELHFDQEPDGPVLPPVLTGVVTDD; from the coding sequence ATGCGTAGACTCCTGATTTCCGCCACCTGTGCGGTGGTGCTGGTAGCCGGGGCCACCGGTCCGGCGGCGGCTGATCCACCGGAGCGCTCCGATCCCCGGCCCGCCTCGGCGGGCTGGTCCCTGGTCGACGGCGAGCTGACCTGGCGCTCGACGAAGCCGGTACCGATGGGCGACGCCAGGGTCGAGTTCTTCTCCGGGGATCAGCGGCTGGGCCCGGCGCGTCCGCACCCGGACGGTCGGACCTTCAGCCTGCCGCTGGACGCGCCGGTGAAGCCGGAGGAGCTGGCGGTGCGGGCCGGCGGCCGGCGGATCGATGTGGATTCCGCGCGGGATAGCGCCCGCCGGTCGGCGCCGGTCCCCACCATTCCGGCCCCGCAGCCCGCCGGCCCGGTCGATCCCGGCCGGCCCGGACCGTACCGGCAGATCACCGGGGAGTACGACCTGCCCGGGGTCACCCTGCCGGGGTTCCCGGAGAAGGTCGAGATGCGGGCGGTGGTGGTCGCCCCACAGGGCACCACCGGAGCCCGGCCGCTGGCCCTGTTCCTGCACGGCCGGCACACCGTCTGCTACCGGGGTGAGGAGGAGGTGCCCCAGCAGTGGCCCTGTCCGTCCGGCTCCGATCCGATCCCCAGCCACCGGGGCTACCTCCAGGCGCAGCGGCTGCTCGCCTCGCAGGGCTACGTGACCGTGTCCATCTCGGCCAACGGGATCAACGGTCAGGACTGGGCCGCCGGCGACGGGGGCGCGCAGGCCCGCTCCTCGCTCGTGCGACTGCACCTGGCGAAGTGGGCCGACTGGGCCGGGACCGGCCGCGCCGGGGCGCCGGAGATCGTGCGGGCCGCACCCCGGGCAGACCTATCCCGGGTATTCCTGATGGGTCACTCCCGAGGCGGTGAGGGGGTCAGCCGGGCGGCGATGGACTCGCTGACCCCACCCCCGAGTGCGCAGGACGGCTATCCCGGCCGGGTGCGCTGGACCGTACGCGGCATGTTGCTGATCGGTCCCACCCTCTTCGGACACAACCCGGTGCCGCAGGTCCCCTCGGTGACCCTCCTGCCCGGCTGCGACGGTGACGTCTACGACCAGCAGGGCCAGATGTTCGTCGACGCCACGCGCGGGCTCAGTCCCAGCCGCGCACTGCGCAGCGCGCTGTACGTGATCGGCGTCAACCACAACTACTTCAACACCGAATGGACGCCCGGGCAGTCGGCGGCACCGTCCTGGGACGACTTCTACACCTCTGACGACGGTCCGGACCCGGTCTGTTCACCGGGCGCTCCCACCCGGCTCACCGCCGCCCAGCAGCAGACCGTCGGCGCCACCTACATCGCCGCCGCCGCACGGCTCTTCGTCGGCGGCGACGACCGGGTCCGGCCGCTGCTCGACGGCAGCGGCCAGCGGGCGCCCTCGGCCGACCCGGCCCGGGTGCTCGGTCACGCCCTCGGCGGCAACCGCACGCCGGTGCTCACCCCGGACGCGTCGACACAGCTGTCGGGTGGGGCCCGGATCTGCGACCAGGTCACCGACGACGCGGATCGGTCCTGCCTCGGCCTGAACGACCGCAACGCCCTCCTGGCGCACTTCACGCCGTTCCTCTGGACCATTCCCGAGCCTGACCGGTACGCAGCCGAGCTGGCCTGGTCCCGGCCCGGCATAGCGATCCGGCTGGCCCCGTCCCGCCCGGTTTCGGTCACCGGTGCCCGTGACCTGGCGATGCGGATCATCATCCCACCGAACACGACCGGCACCCGGCTGGACGTGACCGTCGTCGGGACCGACGGCCGACGCAGCCGGCTGGGCGAGGTACGGGTCGACGGCCTGCCCGGCACCCAGAACACCACCTCCTACTGGGCGCAGGAGGTACGGGTGCCACTGCAGGGGGCACCGGCACGGCTGGCCGCCATCGAGATCACTCCACGTACCGCGTTCGGGCAGGCATGGCTGCTCGACGCGTGGGGCTGGAAACCGGGCACACCCGACCCGCGTGCCTTCCGCCTGCCCCGGCTGGACATCGGCACCCTTGAGGTCGACGAGGGCGACTCCGGCACGAAGACGTACGAGATCCCGGTGACCATCACGGGAAGCGGCAGTGCCACCGTACGGCTGAATCTGTCCGTCCCGGACGCCGAGGACCGGTCCTGGCTGGCCACCGTGCGGCCCGGTCAGCGCAGCATCCGGGTGCCCGCCGAAGTGGTCGGGGACCGGCTGTGGAACTACACCGAGCGGTACCTGCTGACCGCCAAGGCGCAGCGGGGCATGGTGGTCGGCAGCTACATCGGTGGCCTGGACATCCTCAACGACGATCCGGTCCCCATCATCACGGTGGAGTCCGCCGATCTGCGGGTCACCGAGGGTGAGACCCTGACCTGGCGCTTCACCGCCTCCGCGCCCACCGAACAGGGCCTGTCCGCGAACGCCTGGCTCCAGCCGCCGACCGCCGGACCGGAGCTGTCCACCCTGGACGTGGACCCGGACTGGTTCGCCGAGCAGTCGTACGAGCCGGTGGAACCCGAACGGCCGCTGTCCCAGACCTGGCTATTGCCATACCTGCGGCTGGCCCCGGAGGCCCTGGTCGGTGAGATCAGCGTACCGACGATCACCGACTCGCTCACCGAGCCGCAGGAGTGGATCGAGCTGCACTTCGACCAGGAACCGGACGGGCCGGTGCTGCCACCGGTGCTGACCGGCGTGGTGACCGACGACTGA
- a CDS encoding phosphotransferase family protein: protein MSPLSPTQQLLTPTEVADYIAASFSGARQVADCGPLTGGGFATVWWVRLDDGAQVVLKIGPPPQVPLLRYEAGMLAAEARYFRLVAARAPQVPVPPVLHHGQDPRLGEWLVTGRLPGRALPDLEGADEGARYDFGAAMATLHRITGDRFGYDDGRTGGETWSTAFSAIIEDLLADAADWEVTLPAPPQRFRELLARHADLLDQVRRPALLHYDGWDGNVLAAPDEHGAYRMCGLVDGERFLYGDPMLDLVSPLQLRRAEDEPEHPFLRGYADTTGTPLVFDDGARRRLALYRMHLHLLMTVEMPSRGITVDNDPGRHTLLAELLDRDLTDLSRP from the coding sequence ATGTCGCCGCTGAGCCCCACCCAGCAGCTCCTCACCCCCACCGAGGTGGCCGACTACATCGCGGCCTCCTTCTCCGGCGCGCGTCAGGTGGCCGACTGCGGGCCGCTGACCGGCGGTGGCTTCGCCACGGTCTGGTGGGTACGCCTGGACGACGGCGCGCAGGTCGTCCTGAAGATCGGGCCGCCGCCGCAGGTGCCGCTGCTGCGCTACGAGGCCGGGATGCTCGCCGCGGAGGCTCGCTACTTCCGGCTGGTCGCCGCCCGGGCCCCGCAGGTGCCGGTGCCCCCGGTGCTGCACCACGGTCAGGACCCCCGCCTCGGCGAATGGCTGGTCACCGGCCGACTGCCCGGCCGGGCCCTGCCGGACCTGGAGGGTGCCGACGAGGGCGCACGCTACGACTTCGGGGCCGCGATGGCCACCCTGCACCGGATCACCGGCGACCGGTTCGGCTACGACGACGGCCGCACCGGCGGCGAGACCTGGTCGACGGCCTTCTCGGCGATCATCGAGGATCTGCTGGCCGACGCCGCGGACTGGGAGGTGACCCTTCCCGCCCCGCCGCAGCGGTTCCGCGAGCTGCTGGCCCGGCACGCCGACCTGCTCGACCAGGTGCGCCGACCCGCCCTGCTGCACTACGACGGCTGGGACGGCAACGTGCTGGCCGCCCCCGACGAGCACGGGGCGTACCGGATGTGCGGGCTGGTCGACGGCGAACGGTTCCTCTACGGCGACCCGATGCTGGACCTGGTCTCCCCCCTGCAGTTACGGCGCGCCGAGGACGAGCCGGAGCATCCGTTCCTGCGCGGCTACGCCGACACCACCGGCACCCCGCTGGTCTTCGACGACGGCGCACGCCGCCGGTTGGCGTTGTACCGGATGCACCTGCACCTGCTGATGACCGTGGAGATGCCCAGCCGGGGCATCACCGTGGACAACGACCCCGGCCGCCACACCCTGCTCGCCGAACTCCTCGACCGAGACCTGACGGACCTGAGCCGCCCCTGA